Within the Canis aureus isolate CA01 chromosome 18, VMU_Caureus_v.1.0, whole genome shotgun sequence genome, the region AAGTTTTCCAGGCAAAATTAAAACCTATCATTTATCAAGATATCATCTTCCTCTCTAGGATTATGACAATGATGGCAAGATATCTTTTGCAGACTTTGAGAAAGCAGTAAAAGAAGATAAACTTTTGTTGGAAGTGTTTGGACCATGTTTACCAGAAGCAAAGGTAGAGTGCCAACAGCTCAAATTGGTTAAGGGAACATTTTAAGGAAACAGTAAGTAATACTTGCTGGACAACTCACCTCTGTAGGGGCTTTGGCCCAATGCTGACATTCAGACAACCACAAGGGTCTCGGCTTCATCCTCATGTTTTGGGGCCCAACAATAGTGACTGTTTATTATATTCAATGGACTTTTTGAGCTTGTAACTTCTTTAGCCATACACAATTCCTGATTTATTGCATGTTAATGTTATTTTCCCAAGGAAAACTAGGACATATTGGCTTGCTTAAGGAATAGAACACTGAACAGTATACTCAGCAGGTACCAACCATAAAATGCTAGGACAAAACTTGTTCTCTTTCAACCCAAATGTTGTCAAACAAtgagaataattttcaaaaaccTTGGACACATTTGAAGTACTTTATAGTATCTATGtttatgtgttttcatttatggATTTGACCAAAGTTTTCTGAGCCAGAAGAGCCAGCCTAGTAATTGATTTgacacattaatattttaattcttccacTGATCAACTGCTTTGCGAACctacagaaactttttattctCTGTAGTTTGGTGATTTTGTGCATGAACTTGCATGTTAAGCTCTCCTGAGTTATCTCAGCTTGTTTCTCTAACTTGTCTGAGTGTAGCTTATTCCCACATTCTGATTCTGCCTGTAAATTTTTAGTAAAATGCAATGTATGAAAGGAAGAATGGGGGTTCTGTTGGAACACCAACAGTTCTTCAGTTGCTCCCAGAATTCAGTAGCCCAGCTATCAAGGGTCTTGCTGTGCACAAGCAGCAATGGTGCTACCTAGTAACTTGTGAGAAATGGAGAATCTCAGGGCACACTCCAAACCAAATGACTcaatcttttctctgtctctttcttctgaTGCTTGACACAGCAAAggttcttctttctctcattgtGGTCAAATATAGTGCATgttggtggggatggggaggcatGAGAGCTAGCCTCCAGTCCCTGAAAAGATcctgaaaaaaacagaaatccatTCAATAATACAGAACTGAGTAGCTCCTCCctttaagaatttaaattcttgagggcagcctgggtggctcggcggtttagcgccacctgcagtccagggcgtgatcctggagacctgggatcgagtcccacatggggctccctgcatggagccagcttctccctctgcctgtgtctctgcctctgtctctcatgaataaataaattaaatttttaaaaaaagaatttaaattctcccttagaatttttaattgtgataaaatagaTCTAATACAAACTACCCTTTTAACCAATTATAAACATACAATTCAGTAATGTTAGGTATACTATGTTGTACAATCTCCAGAACTCTTGTTtttatcttgtaaaactgaaactctatacctgtGAACAATTCTGCATTCCTATAACCCACAAGTTCCTGGCCACTACcatcataattttcattttaataagacCCTGAGGTGAAGATTCATAATATCTTAACATCTGAGAAGTGTGTTCTAGACAGTAACTTGCTCTTTCCAATTCTATGCTTGGGTCTCTAATGTGTCTTTTACCTGGGAATTCAGCAAAGAAAAATCTCTAATTACCTTACAAGGAAGTAAGGCCAAACCCCTTGCCTAAAACTTCTTTTAATACCATCTACCACTTGGAGCCATCCCAGCAAGTTTCAATCAGTAGGTCATAACTGATGAACTTTCTTAACTGGTATATTCAAAATCAATTCATTAGGCAAGgtatagagaaaaaagaacagaccACCATTTGATATGGGCTCTCTCAAGTTatttttatcacttaaaaaaaaaaaaaaaaagggaaagagtgAACATAATTATTCCAAATTCCAATTATGTGGTTCCCTGACAGGAAAAACAATGTGGGTATGCTAAGGGTAGTGGTTAGCATTTTCTAATAGTTTGTTCTAATAGTTTACCTTTTTTTACTTTACAGAATTGTATTGATTTTGAAGCCCTGGCATTCAGACACATCCTGACTTCTAGTTTTTGAATGTGAATTACTCAATACTTGTATTAAAATCAGAAGCAGATCCTGACTGCCTATCTTTACTTGCATTCTAAAGTTTTTATCTTTGCTTCACTTCATTTACCTATAATTACTGCAATGTGAGAATAAGAACAGTTTCTGTAATATTAAGTATGATCAAAATAACACCTATAAGTAATGATaaactaattttactttttaagttagCCAACAAGGCTTAGATCTTAAGGCAAATCCTGTGAATAAGCCTTTCACAACCCCCTTTTCTCTTGCTTCCTCAACCACAGAAgttgaaaaccttaaaaaaaaaagaaaaaagaaaaaagaaaaaagaaaaaagaaaacctaaacatTTATTTACCATGCCAGACCTCCCCAGTTAGGAACAGCCATGAGCCCAGTTCTAGCTAGTAAGATGTAACCAGAATCACTggaaaagttgttttcttttattaaggaATATATATTTGGCTGGCATGTATTTTGTCCAtgataaactaattttaaaagatgaaattttattaaataagtaGGTTGAATGATATTACAAAGAGGAATGCATTAGAAAATTCCTGCAGTACAACCTCTTCAAGAATTAAAATGACaggctaaaaataataaatagtccCTCAGGAAACATAATTTGCTGCTGGCAATCTatattcttcttctttgttttaatgGACGACTTGAATGCACATCTTCCAGCTTGTCTTCTGGAGGTTTTGGCACAGATGAAATTacctagtttaaaaaaagagaaccaccAACATTTATTCCTTATAGCAcaggaataaataaactaatagaAGAGGTAGGATCTACATCTAGTAGTTCAAATCTTGCCATCACATTGGAGGCAGAGTGAGTCCAATTTCAGGGTATAGCCTACAGAGCAAAGTTTTCTGTCCAAACACTGATGGGAGTAAAATTTCTAAAGccatttaacaagaaaaaaaatttgaagggagaaaaataaatatgtactcTTCTATAATAATCCTTTATTATTAGCATCTGTAGTAAGTTGTGTTTAAGCatttctcatttttgttgttcTGCTGTTTCCTTTTTAGGAATTGAACCTAAcaactttttttcttgaaaatacaGTCTGCTCTGGCTGAGAGCGCTATGCATCTCTATCTATGCCTCAGCTCAGCTGTATTTGAAGGAAGGGGGCCAGCacaaactaaaaattttaaaaagaggcttAAGCATGGAAACTGCGTTTAtagatttttgttattataaaataggAGCTCATCCTTAATGAGATAGTaattttcaggtaaaaaaaaaaatacacataaactAAGCCACCTCAGACTCCCTTAATCACtctgtaaaatatacatacaattaCACAAAAAGCACTCTCTGAACCTCAGATTAAAGTTTAAGAGAATGGTCTTTCTTCCTCAGCTTGATTTCTACGAGGTTTGCCCCATAAAAAAGGTATCTTTCAAAAGCTAATTCAAATGTTAGCTTTCTTTTATTGGTGCttggaaaatgtaaaatgattacataaataatatgtaaagaaattaCTACTTAAGTAGTACAATCGAGCTGTATTCTATTTAAGGAGCTGACATTTTGAAATGCAGACCGTAGTGGCTAGTCTTTAGAAATCTCATCTTTTTCTATGGCTATctttatcaaagaagaaaaaagcattttaatttaatgtaattttgtaataactttaaagaaataaGTTGTAGTAATTTTCCTTCAACACAACAGTTCTGTACTTTGGCTCATAATAGAACCAACCAGGGAGCTTTAAAAAGGGAGGGCCTGGGCTCAATTCTCACAGACCAACCTCACTGACTGAAACCACTGCTTTTATAGTTTAGAGCTAGAATGATATGAAATACATTGTTTAAAGCAAGGATTAATGACATCAAAGCACATACGTTTCTGTTAAGTCAAATTCAGTTAATTCAACAGAACTgtagaaaaacacataaaaaaaaaactgaaaatgaaaaaaattaatgacaataCTTTAGCTGCCACAAATCTCGATTTAGCTGTTAGTCCTATGACCAGATGGtctcttaaaatagttttttaaaaatgatcttacCTCTTGAAGTTTATTCCGAATTAAATTTGCTGTGGTATTCAATGAGTCGTCATGCATGTCCACTTTAGGTATGTCTGGTAACAGAGGCCCAATCATAACCTCATTACTACTTGTGCTTGTTTCAAGAAAAGTTCCAATTTTACGAtcatcttctcttcttcttttccgCTCCTGCAGTTGTGTTGTCCTAGGCATAAATCTCTCAACTGCCTCTGAAGAAGTAATAGCCTTTTGTGCACCAGGGAAGgccaatgaattttttaaaggtttcatttgtATCTTCTGCAAAGAGTCATTGTGCATACAATGCTCCATTGTTTTAGCATGGTTTCTACTGTCCTGAGAGAAGTTGGATGCTTTACCCATATGTTCCCCTGACGAACATGtacattttgaggaaaaataacATAAAGGCAATTCACAAGAATAAGGAAGACAAGGGTCTGAGTTGCCAGCAGAAGTATTCACAGTGACTGCACGAAATCCAGATGTCCCTGAATGGAAGTTCTGTCTGAAATCTTTTGTGTCTTTAAGCTCTGTAACCGGTTTCTTCTTTGTTATGTAATGATCTTCACATTACAATTTAAAAGGTGagataagaggaaaaagaaatgttttattgttttcatcattcagaaaactataattttaaaaacaaacattactTTAAATGTTAACAATGGTACCctgaataatttatttcttaagcAGGCAATACCTTGTATTTAAAAGctaaaaaggataaagaatatATTAGTGTCAAGTGTCATTCTTTCTTTGCTCCCCATCTTCCTCGTTTCTACTTCTCCATAAGTAATCccaattctttcttatttatctgTCCAGCTAGGTCTTACTTTTCCTTCTCCCACCAACTCCTCTTTTTCCATAATATccatttctttgttcctttgcaTTTTCCACCTAACTGTAGATCTTAGAGATCTTAGAGATTTTTTCTTGGTCATTACATAGAATGCTTCTTTCTTCACAGCTTCAGAGGAGTCTACTGTATGAATGTATCATGCTGCTTagtttgtgtttaatttttaaaagaggcagTATGCTGGACccatattttgtaattttatttgccACACAACCATAAAGTTTTCCTAGAACTATTCACATATCCCATGGgttaaagttcagggtctactaaTGACCATGGGCTCTCAACAGTTCTCTTGCCAAATTTTCAAATAAGTCTTCCAAGAGTCTTCCCTCCTTACTTCTCTTCACCTCTGCCACAGGCCACTTCCCCAGTCATAAACTCCTCATATTCAATAACTGTGTGGATACTGACTTGGTCTTTCAACTAAAGGGTGGAAAACTGGTCATCTGAGCCTCCAGGACTATTCAGATTTCAGACCACACACATTATTTTAGTCCAATTCTGAGTGCTCTGTTCCTACAATCCTTGTACCAAATCCCATGAGACCCTATTCCAGGCACCTGGAATTTATGTCTAGTGAAACTCAGTGGGGCATATGGCGTCTCTGGCCAGCTACTGGTCAAAAGTGGGACTTTTTCACATTTAATAGTTTTAGATTGGCAGTAGGTAACTAGTCTGCAAATCATAATTGTTTCTCACTGCCTTTATGTCAAGCCTTAATTCCTCAGCATGGGACAGACACGAGGCACTTCATGATTCAGTTCCTGTCCTCTTTTCTAATCTTATTTCTAGGAGCAGCCCATGTTGTGGTTGCCCTGTACTACTTGTAGTTCCTTCATACACATGATGTCTACTTATTCCTCTGCTCTTTAAACATGCTACCTGGCTTACCTTTCCATCTCCCCTTCTGAGTAATGTCTACTTGTCCTTCAAAACTCAGCCATCTCTTTCATCCTGTAGGACTCTTTTCACAAACTAACATCTTTCCCTTTCCAGCCCAGATTACTTGAGAGTGCTGCACAGAATCCTGCAGTTTATAGTTAATGAATATTGTGATTATTTATCTCTCTTCCCACTAGACTGGGAAGCTCTATGATGATACACCTTGCAGACTGCCTGACACACAAAAGATGTTTAGTACCTGGCTTTACAAACCTTTATTTTTAGTAGTTCTTGCTATATAAGCCTTCCTctcctgtaatttttttctagtttcttcaaCTGTTTCAAATTCTGGAGCATAGCATACATGAAGCAATCCACCAAAGAAACTCTGTTCATCCATTTTTCTCTTGGCTGTCCTAAACAGAAATATGTGATAGCATGTTTTATTAATCTTGACCTACTTAGGATGAAAGCTGAAATAGTATACAATGCATTGATCTAAAAGTCCAGGTTTTGCTAGGTGTACATACATCCTATGGTTTGGGAGTTAAGATGTTCTACTTGTGTATGGTATTAACTCTACTGATCTAGTGCATACTCTTCAAGCCTTTCATCCCCTCGCTCTATACTACTAACAGATTTTGAGCTAAGTCATCCACACATAACCAGACTCCCTTTAACCAACTTAGGAGCCAATAGTTAACTTGAGGTACACAATCTGTGGTCATGAAATAGAGATTTCTCTGTGTTAAATGTCCCTTAAGAGTCAGCTCATACCCAATTTAGCCTTTTCAGCACAATGgattcacaaataaaaatattgtaatagTAAAATCTTCAATAATTGagtaaatattgaatatataagCAATGAGAAAGTTACATGAtgatattcaacaaatacttatcaaACATATGTAACTGGCTAAGCATTAtactacaataaatatttaagtacttGTGTGTCTAGGGATAATGATAGAAATACTTATTGAGATTTTATCACACACCAGGCAGTGCCCTAAGTACTTCACCTGAATTAAGATTTCATAAAACCCTATGAGGACCTAAGGAGGCCTCAGGAGATTTATAATTTAGCCATGCTCACACTAGTTTGTGGAGTTATGATTCAAATTGAGATGCTGAACTCCACAACCTACCATATTATGTGCTGTGGGAGATGCAAAAACTCTAGAAAATATGCTTCCCTAACTATGAGGGGAAGTTGGTTAGGGGAAGTGAGATCACATAAGGGAGCAAACTGAGAACAATACATAACCCTATAAAAATCAAGTGCTTTTGTGGCAGACTGCAAGTGCTATTTGGAGTACGGAAAGACAATGTGAATGGTGGGGCACCTGACTGACTAAGTCGGTAGACCATGTGATGCTTGATCTTGGTGCTGTAAGTTTGAGCATGTTGGGGATAcagtaattaaaatcttttttttttttttttttttttttaaagagaaaaaggaagtatGAATGGTAATAGCCAAAGGATGGATATTGGAGCAAATTAGTGACAAGAATGGGGTAAACATAAAACTAGATGAGGCATTTCACCCTTATTGAAGCACAGAATTTATgcagaaggcaggaaaagacTGAGTCAATTCACATAGGTGCATAACATTAAGAACTTCAATAgcggacagcccaggtggctcagcggctggagaccaggattgagtcccatgtcgggctccctgcatggagcctgcttctccctctgcctgtgtctctgcctctctctctctctgtgtgtctctcatgaataaataaataaaatctttaaaaaaaaaaaaatcccagcaagtttaaagaaaaaaaaaaaaaaaaaagaacttcaatagCTAATGTTTACTGCATTCTCAACAGGAGGCACTATGTTTCAGCCCTTTACGTGGATTATTTCATACCATCCTCACACAACCCTCAAAGTAGGTCCTTTTACTGTACAGATTTCAGAGACTAGAAAAAACAGGCTTGttgaggttaaatgacttgtccaaagtcacgaTGTTAGTAAGCTGTGAAGTTCGAAAACTTATCCAAACCCATTTTGTAATCTACCACAATATATGACTGAAGATTGTTAAGCAAGGTAATGACATTTAAGACTGGAGTTaagatagggcagcctgggtggctcagcggtttagcacctgccttcagcccagggcgtgatcctggagacctgggatcaagtcccacgtccggctccctgcagggagcctgcttctccctctgcctgtgtctctacctctctctctgtgtctctcgtgaataaatgggtaaaatcttaaaaagaaaaaaaaaaaaaagactggagtaAGATTAAAATAATACAGCGTTACTCAGTAATTCAGGTATGAACGAGGGACAACTGGGACCAATGTGCTAGCAATGGGAATGGCGGAAATGAAACTTAAGCTTAACTTGCACATTACCTTGCACTTTGTAAATTCATAAATTTAATAAGATAAACTTCCGTAAAGTCTTCTGCTGGGTATTCATCTAAAGCGTTATACTGTTCAATTGCACCATATAGAGCAAATCGCTCAACTAATTCCTTCATTGCTCCCACCGCAGGAACTCCTTGAATTAACAAGTACCGAGATTCCAAATTGATTGTATATACCTAAAAGAAATGCAgacacataaaaatgtattttccacatattagtgaaccCATGTGAtacctgtctttctctgattgacttatttcaccaaataacataatactctccagttcactaatacatggaatataagaaagagcGCAGAGGATCGTAgttaagggagggaaaactgaacgggaagtcatcagagagggagaaacaccaagaaagactcttaactctaggaaacaaactgagggttgctggagaggaggtgggcggggatggGGTAATTCCGTGATgggtactaaggagggcacatgatgttaTGAGCACTCGGTGGTGTACCTAACTGATAAACTATTGAACATCTGCATCTGACACTGTGTACTATacgttggctaactgaat harbors:
- the RBM48 gene encoding RNA-binding protein 48 isoform X1 codes for the protein MASSGGELGGVFDHHVQRAVCDTRAKYREGRRPRAVKVYTINLESRYLLIQGVPAVGAMKELVERFALYGAIEQYNALDEYPAEDFTEVYLIKFMNLQSARTAKRKMDEQSFFGGLLHVCYAPEFETVEETRKKLQERKAYIARTTKNKDHYITKKKPVTELKDTKDFRQNFHSGTSGFRAVTVNTSAGNSDPCLPYSCELPLCYFSSKCTCSSGEHMGKASNFSQDSRNHAKTMEHCMHNDSLQKIQMKPLKNSLAFPGAQKAITSSEAVERFMPRTTQLQERKRRREDDRKIGTFLETSTSSNEVMIGPLLPDIPKVDMHDDSLNTTANLIRNKLQEDLFRDWRLALMPPHPHQHALYLTTMRERRTFAVSSIRRKRQRKD
- the RBM48 gene encoding RNA-binding protein 48 isoform X3; the protein is MKELVERFALYGAIEQYNALDEYPAEDFTEVYLIKFMNLQSARTAKRKMDEQSFFGGLLHVCYAPEFETVEETRKKLQERKAYIARTTKNKDHYITKKKPVTELKDTKDFRQNFHSGTSGFRAVTVNTSAGNSDPCLPYSCELPLCYFSSKCTCSSGEHMGKASNFSQDSRNHAKTMEHCMHNDSLQKIQMKPLKNSLAFPGAQKAITSSEAVERFMPRTTQLQERKRRREDDRKIGTFLETSTSSNEVMIGPLLPDIPKVDMHDDSLNTTANLIRNKLQEDLFRDWRLALMPPHPHQHALYLTTMRERRTFAVSSIRRKRQRKD
- the RBM48 gene encoding RNA-binding protein 48 isoform X2; its protein translation is MASSGGELGGVFDHHVQRAVCDTRAKYREGRRPRAVKVYTINLESRYLLIQGVPAVGAMKELVERFALYGAIEQYNALDEYPAEDFTEVYLIKFMNLQSARTAKRKMDEQSFFGGLLHVCYAPEFETVEETRKKLQERKAYIARTTKNKDHYITKKKPVTELKDTKDFRQNFHSGTSGFRAVTVNTSAGNSDPCLPYSCELPLCYFSSKCTCSSGEHMGKASNFSQDSRNHAKTMEHCMHNDSLQKIQMKPLKNSLAFPGAQKAITSSEAVERFMPRTTQLQERKRRREDDRKIGTFLETSTSSNEVMIGPLLPDIPKVDMHDDSLNTTANLIRNKLQEVISSVPKPPEDKLEDVHSSRPLKQRRRI